The Primulina huaijiensis isolate GDHJ02 chromosome 17, ASM1229523v2, whole genome shotgun sequence genome window below encodes:
- the LOC140962583 gene encoding uncharacterized protein — protein MESLTRTVLELKNNKGLAQSLYTTQDVISQRVERLESSVSNKLDLMQTLFQSTASSISSDVKILSIDVRRLSEEVAMFDKKGGRNQRNARTAEEILFSEVAISVLMKQNNDTNNMYLEIVSDLKAMLDENNVLVKCFRMTKERMMVEGRSDVKLNLTGRRSGDGRRYNLPSASDVAALIVGDFDESLGNRDILVETQTGQLKRINELNPAYLALQYPILFPYGEDGYREDIPFSESKSSAGGRKKFIVDAYTMVESARLTYIRLHQKQLRCEMYKGLHDALLHGETNASTQGRRIILPSSFTGGARYKIQNYQDAMAILRDLMVHGPCGETKKNSPCMSNGRCTKHFPKKFVEVTSIDEDRYPSYKRKDNGYISPCEAAWRIFGFDIQYRDPLVERLSFHLPNEQNITFSDSDEISTVLDRPTINQSMFLAWMEANKKYPEARELTYAELPMKFVWKQETREFVPRKQRFSIGHIFYVPPGCGEMYYLRCLLNVNSGATCYDDITFVNGVQYRSFRDACYALGLLSDDKEYIDGIIEKTLSAYLRSKGEIVLNVASSGIASLLLPGGRTVYSHFAIPFNPNEESTCNIKQGSHLAELIVKSKLIIWDETPMTHKFCFEALDKSMKDIIRFVNPSSLHLPFGGKTVVFGGDFRRLE, from the exons ATGGAGTCTCTTACTAGAACTGTGCTTGAGTTGAAGAATAACAAAGGTCTAGCTCAAAGTCTCTACACAACTCAGGATGTCATCAGTCAAAGAGTTGAGCGACTAGAATCTTCTGTTTCAAATAAACTAGATTTGATGCAGACTCTTTTCCAATCTACTGCCTCAAGTATCTCCTCAGATGTCAAAATTCTTTCCATTGACGTTCGAAGACTATCTGAGGAGGTGGCtatgtttgacaaaaaagggggaagaaatcaaagaaatgCTAGAACAGCAGAAGAAATACTCTTTTCAGAAGTAGCCATTTCTGTACTCATGAA acaaaaTAATGACACAAATAATATGTATTTAGAGATAGTTTCTGATTTGAAGGCAATGTTAGATGAAAACAATGTTTTGGTCAAGTGTTTTAGGATGACCAAAGAAAGAATGATGGTGGAAGGACGATCCGatgtgaaattaaatttgactgGTAGAAGAAGTGGTGACGGAAGGAGATATAATCTTCCATCTGCTTCTGATGTTGCTGCATTAATTGTGGGAGATTTCGATGAGTCTTTGGGCAACCGAGATATTTTAGTAGAAACTCAAACAGGGCAACTAAAACGTATCAATGAGTTGAATCCTGCATATCTTGCTCTCCAATATCCTATACTTTTTCCATATGGTGAGGATGGTTATAGAGAAGATATTccattttcagaatctaagtcAAGTGCTGGAGGAAGAAAAAAA TTCATTGTCGATGCATACACAATGGTTGAATCTGCAAGGTTGACATATATTCGGCTGCATCAAAAACAATTGAGATGTGAAATGTACAAAGGTCTTCATGATGCGCTTTTACATGGTGAAACAAACGCATCTACACAAGGAAGACGTATTATCTTGCCTTCTTCTTTTACTGGAGGGGCAAGATATAAGATTCAAAACTATCAAGATGCGATGGCTATAT TACGGGATCTAATGGTGCATGGTCCTTGCGGCGAAACAAAAAAGAACTCTCCATGCATGTCTAACGGTCGTTGTACAAAGCATTTTCCTAAAAAGTTTGTTGAAGTGACATCAATTGACGAGGATAGATACCCAAGTTATAAGCGCAAAGATAATGG ATATATTTCACCGTGTGAGGCTGCCTGgagaatttttggatttgaTATTCAATACAGAGATCCACTTGTCGAGCGACTGAGCTTTCATCTTCCGAATgaacaaaatattactttttcagATTCAGATGAAATCAGTACTGTTCTTGATAGACCTACTATTAACCAGAGCATGTTTCTTGCTTGGATGGAAGCTAATAAGAAATATCCAGAGGCAAGAGAATTAACATATGCTGAATTACCAATGAAGTTTGTTTGGAAGCAAGAAACACGAGAATTTGTTCCCAGAAAACAGAGATTTTCCATCGGACACATTTTTTATGTTCCTCCTGGTTGTGGGGAAATGTACTATTTAAGATGTCTTCTCAATGTAAACAGTGGCGCCACGTGCTATGATGATATAACTTTTGTTAACGGTGTTCAATACCGTTCATTTCGTGATGCTTGCTATGCATTAGGATTGTTGAGTGATGACAAGGAGTATATCGACGGCATTATTGAG AAGACTCTGTCTGCATACTTGAGATCGAAGGGGGAAATTGTCTTGAATGTGGCATCCAGTGGTATAGCATCTCTTCTACTGCCTGGTGGAAGAACTGTCTATTCCCATTTTGCAattccatttaatcccaatgaaGAATCAACATGCAATATCAAACAAGGGAGTCATCTTGCAGAGCTTATTGTAAAATCTAAACTTATCATTTGGGATGAGACTCCAATGACGCATAAGTTTTGTTTTGAAGCTTTGGATAAAAGCATGAAAGATATAATAAGATTTGTCAATCCTTCAAGCCTTCATTTGCCTTTTGGAGGCAAAACAGTTGTTTTTGGTGGCGATTTTCGACGGTTAGAGTAG